From Daucus carota subsp. sativus chromosome 6, DH1 v3.0, whole genome shotgun sequence, the proteins below share one genomic window:
- the LOC108225570 gene encoding probable cytokinin riboside 5'-monophosphate phosphoribohydrolase LOGL10, whose amino-acid sequence MEKKQQQKYGRKSRFQRICVFCGSSPGKNPSYQVAAIHLGNQLVERNIDLVYGGGSIGLMGLVSQAVYDGGRHVLGVIPKTLMPTEITGETVGEVRPVAGMHQRKAEMARQADAFIALPGGYGTLEELLEVITWAQLGIHDKPVGLLNVDGYYNSLLSFIDKAVDEGFITPSARHIIVSAPTAPELMSKLEEYVPEHEEESAKLSWEKEQQLVYTTEPDIAR is encoded by the exons ATGGAGAAGAAGCAGCAGCAGAAATATGGAAGGAAATCAAGATTCCAACGTATATGCGTTTTCTGCGGTAGCAGCCCCGGCAAGAATCCTAGCTACCAAGTCGCCGCCATTCATCTTGGAAACCAACTG GTTGAAAGGAACATCGACTTGGTATATGGAGGAGGCAGCATTGGGTTGATGGGTCTTGTCTCTCAAGCTGTCTACGATGGTGGTCGCCACGTGTTAGG GGTTATCCCAAAGACACTTATGCCCACAGAG ATAACCGGCGAGACGGTTGGAGAAGTAAGGCCAGTGGCCGGTATGCACCAAAGAAAAGCAGAAATGGCGAGACAAGCTGATGCATTCATAGCCTTGCCAG GTGGGTATGGAACGCTAGAAGAGCTGCTGGAAGTCATTACTTGGGCGCAATTGGGCATTCATGATAAACCG GTAGGTTTGTTGAATGTGGATGGATATTATAATTCACTGCTGTCTTTCATAGACAAAGCTGTTGACGAAGGTTTTATCACCCCTTCTGCTCGTCACATTATTGTTTCTGCCCCTACTGCCCCTGAACTCATGTCGAAGCTTGAG GAGTATGTTCCGGAGCATGAAGAGGAGTCAGCTAAGCTAAGCTGGGAGAAGGAACAACAATTGGTTTACACAACGGAACCAGATATTGCTCGTTAG
- the LOC108227549 gene encoding transportin-1, producing MAAAAASQWQPQEEGFREICGLVEQQISPSSDKSQIWQQLQHYSQFPDFNNYLAFILSRAQSKSVEVRQAAGLLLKNNLKNAYTAMPLANQEFIKSELLPCLGAQDRQIRSTTGTIISVLVQLGGVASWPELLNTLVKCLDSNDLNLMEGAMDALSKICEDIPQVLDSETPGSSERPINIFLPRLFQLFQSPHASLRKLSLASVNQYIMLMPSVLYISMDKFLQGLFVLANDPNAEVRKLVCAAFVQLIEVRPAFLEPHLRNVIEYMLQVNNDPDDEVSLEACEFWSAYCDAQLPPENIKEFLPRLIPVLLSNMAYDDDDESLAEAEEDGSLPDRDQDLKPRFHTSRLHGSEDAEDDDDDIVNIWNLRKCSAAALDIISNVFGDEILPTLMPYVQAKLSTSDDETWKEREAAVLALGAIAEGCINGLYPHLSQIVAFLIPLLDDKFPLIRSISCWTLSRFSKFIVEGINHPEGHKQFEKVLVGLLRRILDNNKRVQEAACSAFATLEEEAAEELAPRLDIILQHLMCAFGKYQRRNLRIVYDAIGTLADAVGVDLNQPMHLDVLMPPLIAKWQQLSDSDKDLFPLLECFTSIAQALGTGFSQFAQPVFQRCINIIQTQHLAKVDASAGIQYDKDFIVCSLDLLSGMTEGLGSGIESLVSNSNLRDLLLQCCMDDAPDIRQSAFALLGDLARVCPIHLHPRLSEFLDIAAKQLTTMKLKENVSVANNACWAIGELAIKVRQEISPVVVTVISLLVPILQHAEELNKSLIENSSITLGRLAWVCPELVSPHMEHFMQSWCLSLSMIRDDIEKEDAFRGLCAMVRANPPGALSSLPFMCKAIASWHEIMSEELRNEVCQVLLGYKQMLRNGAWEQCMSSLEPPVKEKLLKYQV from the exons AGCAAGTCGGTGGAGGTTCGACAAGCAGCTGGCTTGCTGTTAAAAAATAACCTAAAAAATGCCTATACGGCCATGCCTTTGGCAAACCAGGAGTTTATTAAATCAGAATTGCTTCCGTGTTTGGGAGCACAAGATAGGCAAATCCGCTCGACTACGGGGACTATTATAAGTGTGCTTGTTCAGCTCGGCGGTGTTGCTAGCTGGCCTGAGCTGCTCAATACTCTTGTCAAGTGCTTGGATAGTAATGACTTGAATCTTATGGAAGGTGCTATGGATGCTTTATCCAAG ATATGTGAGGACATTCCGCAAGTGCTGGATTCTGAAACACCTGGATCATCTGAAagacctatcaatatttttctTCCCAGACTATTCCAG TTATTCCAATCCCCACATGCCTCATTGAGAAAACTATCGCTGGCCTCGGTGAATCAGTACATTATGTTGATGCCAAGC GTATTGTACATATCTATGGATAAATTTCTGCAAGGTTTGTTTGTTCTTGCTAATGATCCAAATGCAGAGGTCCGGAAATTG GTTTGTGCGGCTTTTGTTCAGTTGATTGAAGTTCGTCCTGCATTTTTGGAG CCGCACTTGAGGAATGTGATTGAATACATGCTGCAAGTCAACAATGACCCTGATGATGAAGTGTCTCTTGAAGCCTGTGAATTCTG GTCTGCGTACTGTGATGCTCAATTACCACCTGAGAACATCAAGGAGTTCTTACCACGTTTAATTCCA GTTTTATTATCAAACATGGcttatgatgatgatgatgagtcgCTTGCTGAAGCTGAG GAGGATGGTTCTCTTCCTGATCGAGACCAG GATCTAAAGCCACGTTTTCATACATCGCGCCTTCATGGATCGGAGGATGCGGAAGATGAC GATGATGACATAGTGAATATTTGGAACTTAAGGAAGTGTAGTGCTGCTGCTCTTGATATTATTTCAAATGTATTCGGGGATGAGATTCTTCCAACACTAATGCCTTATGTCCAG GCTAAGTTGTCCACCTCTGATGATGAGACCTGGAAAGAAAGGGAAGCCGCAGTTTTAGCTCTAGGGGCCATAGCTGAGGGTTGCATTAATGGTCTTTATCCTCATCTCTCTCAG ATTGTTGCTTTCCTCATCCCGCTCTTAGACGACAAGTTTCCTCTGATCAGAAGCATATCCTGTTGGACCCTTTCACGTTTCAGCAAATTCATTGTTGAG GGTATTAATCATCCGGAAGGTCATAAACAATTTGAGAAGGTCCTTGTGGGTCTTCTACGGAGAATATTAGATAATAACAAGCGGGTGCAGGAAGCAGCTTGTTCAGCCTTTGCAACTCTGGAAGAG GAAGCTGCCGAAGAGCTGGCACCACGATTAGATATAATATTGCAACATCTTATGTGCGCATTTGGGAAATATCAG AGGAGGAACCTTAGGATCGTGTATGATGCTATTGGAACTTTGGCAGATGCTGTTGGAGTGGACTTAAATCAG CCTATGCATCTTGATGTGCTCATGCCACCGTTGATTGCCAAGTGGCAGCAACTATCAGATTCAGACAAAGACCTATTCCCACTTTTGGAGTGCTTTACATCTATAGCACAG GCATTGGGCACAGGATTCTCACAATTTGCTCAGCCTGTATTCCAGAGGTGCATTAACATCATCCAGACTCAACACCTCGCCAAG GTTGATGCTTCAGCTGGTATTCAATATGATAAAGATTTCATTGTATGCTCCTTGGATCTTCTATCTGGAATGACAGAAGGTCTTGGAAGTGGGATTGAGAGTTTG GTTTCAAACAGTAATTTGAGGGATCTGCTTCTACAATGTTGCATGGATGATGCTCCTGACATCCGGCAAAGTGCCTTTGCACTTCTTGGAGACCTTGCAAGA GTTTGTCCTATTCATCTACACCCCAGGTTGTCTGAATTTCTTGACATTGCTGCTAAGCAACTG ACCACTATGAAACTTAAAGAAAATGTTTCAGTGGCCAACAATGCTTGTTGGGCGATTGGAGAACTAGCAATCAAG GTACGTCAAGAAATTTCTCCAGTGGTGGTGACAGTGATATCATTGTTGGTTCCAATACTTCAGCATGCCGAG GAACTCAACAAATCTCTTATTGAGAACAGTTCTATCACGCTTGGCAGGCTTGCATGGGTTTGTCCGGAGCTAGTATCACCACATATGGAGCACTTTATGCAATCCTGGTGTCTTTCGCTATCGAT GATACGTGATGATATAGAGAAAGAGGATGCCTTCCGTGGATTATGCGCGATG GTTAGAGCAAATCCACCCGGAGCATTAAGTTCACTGCCTTTTATGTGTAAAGCAATTGCAAGCTGGCAT gaaataatGAGTGAGGAGCTGCGGAATGAAGTTTGCCAAGTTTTGCTTGGATACAAACAG ATGCTTAGGAATGGAGCATGGGAACAGTGCATGTCATCTTTAGAACCTCCTGTGAAGGAAAAGCTTTTAAAGTATCAAGTATAG